A DNA window from Shewanella baltica contains the following coding sequences:
- the deoD gene encoding purine-nucleoside phosphorylase yields MATPHINAVEGAFAETMLFPGDPLRAKYIAETFLENVEQVTDVRNMLGFTGTYKGKRISVMGSGMGIPSCSIYATELIRDYGVKNLIRVGTCGAISTDVKVRDVIIGMGACTDSAVNRLRFKGQDFAAIANYELMNAVIESAKVRGTKVRVGNIFSADLFYTPDPQMFDVMEKMGVLGVEMEAAGLYGVAHEFGARALCVVTVSDHIRTGEKTSAEERQTTFNDMIIMTLEAAITL; encoded by the coding sequence CCATTACGTGCAAAATATATTGCTGAAACATTCTTAGAAAATGTTGAGCAAGTGACTGATGTTCGAAACATGCTAGGTTTTACTGGTACTTATAAAGGTAAGCGTATTTCAGTTATGGGTTCTGGCATGGGTATTCCTTCATGCTCTATCTATGCTACTGAGTTAATTCGTGATTACGGCGTTAAAAACCTGATCCGTGTGGGTACTTGTGGTGCGATCAGCACTGACGTTAAAGTGCGTGACGTGATCATCGGTATGGGTGCATGTACTGACTCAGCGGTTAACCGTTTACGTTTTAAAGGCCAAGATTTTGCTGCTATCGCTAACTATGAGCTGATGAATGCGGTTATCGAATCTGCGAAAGTTCGTGGCACTAAAGTTCGCGTAGGTAACATTTTCTCTGCGGACCTGTTCTACACTCCTGATCCACAAATGTTCGACGTGATGGAGAAGATGGGCGTGTTAGGCGTTGAAATGGAAGCGGCTGGTCTGTACGGTGTTGCCCATGAGTTTGGTGCACGTGCCCTGTGTGTTGTGACTGTATCTGACCACATCCGCACTGGTGAAAAGACTTCTGCAGAAGAACGTCAAACCACATTCAATGACATGATCATCATGACATTAGAAGCGGCGATTACACTCTAA
- a CDS encoding YtjB family periplasmic protein, which translates to MLYLKGLKKSHKISRLIQIAAAFALIFGLVQLWQTSLLQGQLLLKSQTQKMARLLVQQTAYGAAPALQLQNDEQLQWLASALVEDPKVMSAAIFSDQGMRLSFAQSITKDVVDPDSEEMNLLLSKYPPYVEPVIQEGKNLGYVEVRLDTKLFFNEIKEAHNLNMEQQQIMLLVAGLIGMLLSRSLSFKRADFDRRRFRVKLRQAPKKPKKRSSAEDPSESVNDGLAQVLTEDQAVSTTDNPQEKAAKSTKTPKAVTETRVDKLTQKGAQTKAEKTSEKSLELQDNTAVKNATNDAEQAAPVKVKPKVKSVRQVKHATKATAVTAETSTPKTPSEPSDLDTDSTG; encoded by the coding sequence GTGTTATATCTTAAAGGGCTAAAGAAAAGCCATAAAATCAGTAGACTGATCCAAATTGCCGCCGCCTTCGCCTTGATATTCGGCTTAGTACAATTGTGGCAGACAAGCCTACTACAAGGTCAGCTGCTTCTAAAGTCCCAAACTCAAAAGATGGCCAGATTACTGGTACAGCAAACTGCTTATGGTGCAGCGCCCGCGCTACAACTGCAAAATGATGAGCAGTTGCAATGGCTCGCCAGCGCTTTAGTCGAAGATCCTAAGGTGATGTCTGCGGCTATCTTCAGCGACCAAGGCATGCGGTTATCCTTCGCCCAAAGCATCACTAAGGATGTTGTAGATCCTGACTCGGAAGAAATGAATTTGCTACTAAGCAAATATCCTCCCTATGTAGAGCCTGTGATCCAAGAAGGGAAAAATCTAGGTTATGTCGAAGTCAGGCTCGATACCAAGCTGTTTTTCAACGAAATCAAAGAAGCCCACAACTTAAACATGGAACAACAGCAAATCATGCTGCTGGTTGCAGGCTTGATAGGTATGTTGCTTTCGCGCTCTTTGTCTTTCAAACGCGCCGATTTTGACCGCCGCCGCTTTAGGGTTAAGCTGCGTCAAGCGCCAAAAAAACCTAAGAAACGCTCATCAGCAGAAGATCCATCAGAAAGTGTTAATGATGGTTTGGCGCAAGTGCTAACCGAAGATCAAGCTGTGTCGACCACAGATAATCCACAAGAAAAAGCGGCTAAATCCACTAAGACGCCAAAAGCAGTGACAGAGACCCGTGTTGATAAGCTCACTCAGAAAGGCGCGCAAACTAAGGCCGAAAAAACGTCAGAAAAATCATTGGAGTTACAGGATAATACAGCAGTTAAAAACGCGACAAACGATGCGGAACAAGCGGCACCTGTAAAGGTTAAACCTAAGGTTAAAAGTGTCCGTCAGGTAAAACACGCGACTAAAGCAACAGCCGTTACGGCCGAAACCTCGACGCCAAAAACGCCCAGCGAGCCAAGCGATCTCGACACTGATTCAACCGGTTAA
- the serB gene encoding phosphoserine phosphatase SerB codes for MESLNQDALFLWLVSDHSPRFERQGQVFERYQESANPAGVSRLRVIYQDTLAQAGVSAWIAALPSSDVIGISHIERQVGLHCIELALVNLPSQAQLAAFPQSLAELHVINFDLPRLNHPGLLVMDMDSTAIQIECIDELAAMAGVGERVAAITERAMQGELDFEQSLRQRVAQLKGADASIIKTLCDNLPLMPGLESMLLELKSHGWRLVVASGGFTPFVGHLKQLLSLDAAFANELVITDDKLAGEVTGKVVDAQFKADVVERCCEQWGIPKGQSVAIGDGANDIPMVMAADFGIAFHAKPKLAAAADANIRHLDLRVLPYLLQI; via the coding sequence ATGGAAAGCTTGAACCAAGATGCGCTTTTTTTGTGGTTAGTCTCTGACCATTCCCCAAGGTTTGAACGCCAAGGGCAAGTGTTTGAACGTTATCAAGAGTCAGCAAACCCCGCTGGTGTTTCGCGTTTGCGGGTGATCTATCAAGATACGTTAGCGCAGGCAGGGGTATCGGCCTGGATTGCGGCATTGCCTTCGTCTGATGTTATCGGTATTTCACATATCGAACGTCAAGTCGGCTTACATTGTATCGAGTTGGCACTGGTAAATTTGCCTTCTCAGGCGCAGTTAGCAGCGTTTCCTCAGTCTTTGGCTGAACTGCATGTCATCAATTTTGATTTACCTCGTTTGAACCATCCCGGCTTATTAGTGATGGACATGGATTCCACTGCGATTCAGATTGAATGTATTGATGAATTAGCGGCCATGGCAGGCGTGGGTGAGCGCGTGGCGGCGATTACTGAACGTGCTATGCAAGGTGAGCTAGATTTTGAACAGAGTCTGCGTCAGCGCGTGGCACAGCTTAAGGGCGCCGATGCCAGTATTATCAAGACCTTGTGCGACAACTTACCTTTAATGCCTGGGCTTGAGTCCATGCTGTTAGAACTTAAATCCCATGGCTGGCGTTTAGTGGTGGCATCTGGCGGCTTTACGCCTTTTGTGGGTCATTTAAAACAGCTTCTAAGCTTAGATGCGGCCTTTGCTAATGAGTTAGTCATCACTGATGACAAACTCGCGGGTGAAGTGACGGGTAAAGTCGTGGATGCGCAGTTTAAGGCGGATGTGGTTGAGCGTTGCTGTGAGCAGTGGGGCATTCCAAAAGGTCAAAGCGTCGCTATCGGCGATGGCGCCAATGATATCCCTATGGTGATGGCGGCGGATTTTGGTATTGCTTTCCATGCCAAACCTAAGCTGGCAGCCGCGGCGGATGCCAATATTCGCCACCTCGACCTGCGCGTTTTACCTTATCTGTTGCAAATCTAG
- a CDS encoding alpha/beta fold hydrolase encodes MTQLAQGSTSPISQSSIFLPYRDGQLHLRQLLPSVLDFSKTPILMLHGAMSNGRVFYSQSGRGLGCFLAKAGFVVYVLDTAGRGLSLPKIDRDFTLGQGEVICEQLPLVQQAILDLHQKACQEQAAQDDRKAVAPSQVHWCAHSWGGVLMASSLARYPELQQSVRSLLTFGSKRTIRVKSFKKWLMVDVFWNRLAPGLAMGQGYLAADKLRIGMDNESRASLVQSIDWVRGDWIDHDDRFDYAKAAKRANWPPAWFISGQNDTVLGHPEDVADMVAECGFKRVKSTLLSKENGFKHDYGHADMLTHLDATSDHFPKISDWYLSFDLAVLNG; translated from the coding sequence TTGACTCAGCTCGCTCAAGGCTCAACATCACCCATTTCACAGTCTTCAATCTTTCTGCCGTACCGCGATGGCCAACTGCATCTACGTCAGTTATTACCGTCGGTGCTTGATTTTTCTAAGACGCCTATTCTCATGCTCCATGGTGCCATGTCTAACGGTCGGGTGTTCTATAGCCAAAGTGGCCGTGGCCTAGGTTGTTTTTTGGCTAAGGCGGGATTTGTGGTGTATGTGTTGGATACCGCAGGCAGAGGGCTCAGTTTGCCGAAAATCGATCGGGATTTTACCTTAGGGCAAGGTGAAGTGATCTGCGAGCAATTACCTTTAGTGCAGCAGGCCATTCTCGATTTACATCAAAAAGCTTGTCAAGAACAAGCGGCTCAAGATGATCGCAAAGCCGTGGCGCCTTCGCAAGTGCATTGGTGCGCCCATTCATGGGGCGGGGTGTTAATGGCGAGCAGTCTGGCCCGTTATCCTGAGTTACAACAAAGCGTTCGTTCACTGCTTACTTTCGGTAGCAAGCGGACTATTCGGGTTAAGTCCTTCAAAAAATGGTTGATGGTCGATGTCTTTTGGAATCGTCTAGCGCCAGGCTTAGCAATGGGCCAAGGTTATCTTGCTGCCGATAAGCTGCGTATTGGTATGGACAATGAAAGCCGCGCCTCATTAGTTCAAAGTATTGATTGGGTGCGGGGTGATTGGATTGATCACGACGATAGATTTGATTATGCGAAAGCGGCAAAGCGCGCTAATTGGCCACCGGCTTGGTTTATCTCAGGGCAGAACGATACTGTGCTGGGGCATCCTGAAGATGTGGCGGATATGGTCGCAGAGTGTGGCTTTAAACGAGTTAAATCAACGCTTCTTTCTAAGGAGAATGGCTTTAAGCATGACTATGGTCATGCCGATATGCTGACGCATTTAGATGCCACCAGCGATCATTTTCCCAAAATTAGTGATTGGTATTTAAGTTTTGATTTGGCGGTGTTAAATGGTTAA
- a CDS encoding PilZ domain-containing protein, producing the protein MSLDNHSALIEQLKPLLMEPNFQEIFQQLTIDETNSTRFLVKMELSRLASPCTRIIDLRDKSELPCTEVMLGQQRHFLDEPAKSSMHEAMSLFRNQYTLGVYEYVLNAHQQRRVKLRQGVTQVEAAEPEPFMVPGVVLGSYFNRAEERMNYSIRIAASQSGRGEVPGITADLSIGGARIRLAANHPFDLDQPLKVKLLELSEEFYYPDLQLGVDYQIVDSQTNGEYIWLRLKRLGGSEALSEMLGNLIRGYKLRYKVDVNDVIVSATGLGFERHYLPHLPHLPLYFNTQTQGLSHMLLSRDNQQIVHYFQDENDVSQLPAMLTPSRLSALLSHPENPDHGLFFSFTYNAQGCLYFYSATLAELKAKGMMPLFLGFASTKPSWRIFKVTQDKIYHDKGYGRATLPGDEAKFSPLVEQQLSQFSHLLQLIDISNEDARGHYKAWQDSSNANALKTFGQQRLTTNQIKLVSMQFSERRQEARFAFKTLVNVTQDKLKATGITLDISSRGMQLTLDNPTDFSSNKPLLLSFPKLQTIAGKTQLDNLPYRLVRTRKNGVTLHLTAVMGHTPHVGVEFLNKLIAHNKEKLEQLTENNSEANELADGLKNILMHDLHSVPYFVEKTTKSAQVACLGVGTRQDEISDIFAAGTSDTLQYNLAPLLKDGFFKRDILEPIRQMKPQQDMDFIEVFVQLIRQSRGKIFLKCTPATEVGEVDAQITFINQSKAVGRFLALRIYRGATEKPDMSYLRRELEYINIHANHKAKQLEEQLWRVIGVGELLDITQEVELRYPVLHKKQS; encoded by the coding sequence ATGAGTTTAGATAACCATAGTGCACTCATCGAACAGCTCAAGCCGTTACTCATGGAACCTAACTTCCAAGAGATTTTTCAGCAGCTGACGATAGATGAAACCAATTCGACCCGTTTTCTTGTGAAAATGGAATTGAGTCGTTTGGCTTCGCCTTGCACGCGAATTATCGATCTCAGGGATAAATCAGAGCTTCCTTGTACTGAAGTCATGTTAGGTCAACAGCGACATTTTTTAGATGAGCCTGCCAAAAGCAGTATGCATGAGGCCATGTCACTGTTTCGCAACCAATATACCTTAGGTGTGTATGAATATGTGCTCAATGCCCATCAACAGCGTCGGGTAAAATTACGCCAAGGTGTGACTCAGGTTGAAGCCGCTGAGCCAGAACCTTTTATGGTGCCAGGCGTAGTATTAGGCAGTTATTTCAACCGCGCTGAGGAGCGGATGAATTACAGTATTCGCATTGCGGCATCACAATCCGGTCGAGGTGAAGTACCTGGGATCACGGCAGATTTATCTATCGGCGGTGCCCGTATTCGCCTCGCCGCCAATCATCCCTTCGATCTCGACCAACCACTCAAAGTTAAGTTACTGGAACTCAGTGAAGAGTTTTACTATCCCGATCTCCAGCTAGGAGTGGATTATCAGATTGTCGATAGCCAAACCAATGGCGAATATATTTGGCTAAGACTCAAACGCCTTGGTGGCAGCGAAGCCTTAAGTGAAATGCTCGGCAATTTAATCCGCGGCTATAAACTGCGTTATAAGGTAGATGTCAATGATGTGATAGTGAGTGCAACAGGACTCGGATTTGAACGCCATTATTTACCCCACTTGCCTCACTTACCTTTGTATTTCAATACTCAAACCCAAGGTTTGAGTCACATGCTACTCAGCCGTGACAACCAACAGATAGTGCATTATTTTCAAGATGAGAATGATGTCAGCCAATTGCCTGCCATGTTGACGCCAAGCCGTTTATCGGCACTACTGAGTCATCCAGAGAATCCCGACCACGGGTTATTTTTTAGTTTTACCTATAACGCCCAAGGCTGCTTATATTTTTACTCTGCCACCTTAGCCGAGCTTAAAGCTAAGGGCATGATGCCTTTATTTTTAGGCTTTGCGTCGACCAAACCTAGCTGGCGGATCTTTAAAGTCACCCAAGATAAAATTTATCATGATAAAGGCTATGGCCGTGCAACTTTGCCGGGTGATGAGGCTAAATTCAGCCCGCTGGTCGAACAGCAGTTATCGCAGTTTAGTCATTTACTGCAGCTCATTGATATCAGCAATGAAGATGCCAGAGGGCATTACAAAGCTTGGCAAGACAGCAGTAATGCCAATGCCCTTAAAACCTTTGGTCAACAACGATTAACCACCAATCAAATTAAGTTAGTTTCCATGCAGTTTAGCGAGCGACGCCAAGAGGCTCGTTTCGCCTTTAAAACCTTAGTCAACGTGACGCAAGACAAGCTGAAAGCCACGGGCATTACCTTAGATATTTCTAGCCGCGGCATGCAATTAACCTTAGACAACCCGACAGATTTTTCATCGAATAAACCACTACTGTTAAGCTTTCCCAAACTACAAACCATTGCAGGCAAAACACAGCTAGATAACCTCCCCTACCGTTTAGTGCGCACCCGCAAGAATGGCGTGACGCTGCACTTAACCGCAGTCATGGGCCATACCCCCCATGTGGGGGTGGAGTTTTTAAATAAACTCATTGCCCATAATAAGGAAAAGCTAGAACAACTGACCGAGAACAATAGTGAGGCTAATGAACTTGCCGATGGTTTAAAAAACATTTTGATGCATGATCTGCATTCTGTGCCCTACTTTGTTGAAAAAACGACAAAATCGGCCCAAGTCGCGTGTTTAGGCGTCGGTACGCGACAAGATGAGATCAGCGATATTTTTGCTGCGGGCACCTCAGATACCCTGCAATATAATTTAGCGCCGCTGCTAAAAGACGGTTTCTTTAAACGGGATATTCTCGAACCTATTCGCCAGATGAAACCCCAGCAAGATATGGATTTTATTGAAGTGTTTGTTCAATTGATCCGTCAATCACGTGGCAAAATCTTTTTAAAGTGTACTCCCGCCACGGAAGTCGGTGAAGTTGACGCTCAGATAACCTTTATCAATCAGAGCAAAGCAGTAGGCCGATTCCTCGCCCTACGCATTTACCGTGGCGCGACAGAGAAGCCAGACATGAGTTACCTGCGCCGCGAGTTGGAATACATTAATATTCATGCAAACCATAAAGCCAAACAGTTAGAAGAACAACTATGGCGAGTGATTGGCGTCGGTGAACTCTTGGATATCACCCAAGAGGTTGAATTAAGATACCCAGTGCTCCACAAAAAACAGTCTTAA
- the radA gene encoding DNA repair protein RadA, whose product MAKNKTAYVCNECGQDFPRWQGQCSACQEWNTITEVRLGAASPGRSTKFVGYAGASSNEVKTLDQIDLNAMPRILSHFGELDRVLGGGIVPGSAILIGGHPGAGKSTLLLQTLCHLAEQMPALYVTGEESLQQVAMRAHRLGLPTNKLRMLSETSVEQICEVALKELPKVIVVDSIQVMHMSDVASSPGSVSQVRESASYLTRFAKENGIAVIMVGHVTKDGSLAGPKVLEHCIDCSVMFEGDSDSRYRTLRSHKNRFGAINELGVFAMTERGLKEVANPSAIFLSRGEEESSGSLVMVVWEGTRPLLVELQVLVDNSAMANPRRVAVGMDANRLAMLLAVMHRHGGLQMSDQDVFVNVVGGVKVTETSADLTLLLAMVSSFRGDILPSDLVAFGEVGLSGEIRPVPNGQERLIEAAKHGFKRAIVPKANVPKKPPAGMEVVGVSKLSEALEAI is encoded by the coding sequence ATGGCAAAGAATAAAACAGCGTACGTGTGTAATGAGTGTGGACAAGACTTCCCCCGTTGGCAAGGGCAATGCAGTGCTTGTCAGGAATGGAATACGATTACTGAGGTCAGGCTCGGTGCGGCTTCCCCTGGGCGCAGTACTAAGTTTGTCGGCTATGCCGGCGCGAGCAGTAATGAAGTGAAGACATTAGATCAAATCGATCTCAATGCTATGCCACGAATATTGAGCCATTTCGGGGAGTTAGACCGAGTGCTCGGTGGCGGGATAGTGCCAGGTTCAGCCATTTTGATTGGCGGACATCCTGGTGCGGGTAAGAGTACGCTTTTATTGCAAACCCTGTGTCATCTGGCCGAGCAAATGCCTGCACTGTATGTCACGGGTGAAGAGTCCTTGCAGCAAGTGGCCATGCGTGCCCATCGCCTTGGTTTACCAACCAATAAACTGCGGATGTTATCTGAAACCAGCGTCGAACAAATTTGCGAAGTTGCCCTAAAAGAATTGCCAAAGGTCATAGTGGTCGATTCGATTCAAGTGATGCACATGAGCGATGTGGCATCGAGCCCCGGTAGTGTGTCGCAGGTCCGTGAATCCGCCTCTTACTTAACGCGTTTTGCGAAGGAGAATGGCATTGCCGTCATCATGGTCGGCCATGTGACGAAAGATGGCAGTCTGGCGGGACCTAAGGTATTGGAGCATTGCATCGATTGCTCTGTGATGTTCGAAGGCGATAGTGATAGTCGTTACCGCACCTTGCGTTCCCACAAAAACCGGTTTGGCGCCATCAATGAGTTAGGTGTATTTGCCATGACAGAGCGCGGCTTAAAAGAAGTCGCCAATCCTTCGGCAATTTTCCTTTCCCGTGGTGAAGAGGAATCTTCTGGCTCGCTTGTTATGGTGGTCTGGGAAGGCACACGGCCGCTACTGGTGGAACTGCAAGTGTTGGTGGATAATTCGGCCATGGCTAACCCGCGCCGCGTGGCTGTGGGTATGGATGCTAACCGTTTAGCCATGTTGCTTGCCGTGATGCACCGCCACGGCGGTTTACAGATGTCGGATCAGGATGTATTTGTGAACGTGGTGGGCGGCGTGAAAGTGACTGAAACCAGTGCCGACTTAACGCTACTCTTGGCTATGGTATCGAGTTTTCGTGGGGATATTTTGCCCAGCGATTTAGTTGCCTTTGGTGAAGTGGGGCTATCGGGTGAAATTCGTCCAGTGCCTAATGGGCAAGAGCGATTAATCGAAGCCGCTAAACATGGTTTTAAGCGCGCAATTGTGCCTAAGGCCAATGTGCCGAAAAAGCCTCCTGCGGGGATGGAAGTCGTGGGTGTGTCTAAGTTATCCGAAGCGCTAGAAGCGATTTAG
- a CDS encoding PilZ domain-containing protein: MDERRKFSRILFATNAHLQQGVAQWETTILDLSLNGALVEEPQNFIHSGDAITLSFILPESDIEIRMETELVHQKNAQLGLKCNFIDVDSISHLKRMVELNLGDASLLNRELMLFIEKHNIAD, translated from the coding sequence ATGGACGAAAGGCGCAAGTTTTCGCGGATTCTATTTGCCACGAATGCACATCTACAACAAGGTGTTGCACAGTGGGAGACGACCATTCTCGATTTGAGTCTAAATGGCGCTTTGGTGGAAGAGCCGCAAAATTTTATCCACTCGGGTGATGCAATTACCCTCAGTTTTATCCTGCCCGAATCTGACATTGAGATCCGTATGGAAACTGAGTTGGTCCATCAAAAAAATGCCCAATTAGGCTTGAAGTGTAACTTCATCGACGTCGACAGCATCAGCCACCTAAAACGTATGGTGGAGCTTAACTTAGGTGATGCCTCCTTGCTGAATCGCGAACTTATGTTGTTTATCGAAAAACACAATATCGCAGATTAA
- the torR gene encoding two-component system response regulator TorR — protein sequence MAYSVLVVDDEAVIRARLKGYFEKEGYRVVEAADGEQMWYEFNRQHIDLIMLDINLPGVDGLSLTRELRSRSHVGIILVSGRDESIDKIVGLEMGADDYVTKPFELRELLVRVKNLLWRISLVKQAELAVAEELSQPDDVISFEGYQLELNSRKLRHGDVLIKLTKAEFELLAAFALHPQQVLSRERLMQQTSHRNLDVNDRTIDVIIRRLRNKLDTELFVTVHGEGYLFAAKVDD from the coding sequence ATGGCTTATAGTGTGCTCGTTGTCGATGATGAAGCGGTTATTCGTGCGCGATTGAAGGGATATTTTGAAAAGGAAGGTTATCGCGTCGTTGAAGCTGCCGATGGCGAGCAAATGTGGTACGAATTTAATCGCCAACATATCGATTTGATCATGCTAGATATCAATTTGCCCGGTGTTGATGGTTTGAGCCTGACCCGTGAGCTGCGCAGTCGCTCCCATGTGGGCATCATTCTGGTGTCTGGGCGGGATGAATCTATCGACAAAATCGTTGGTCTCGAAATGGGCGCCGATGATTATGTAACTAAACCTTTCGAACTGAGGGAGTTGCTGGTTAGGGTAAAAAATCTTCTGTGGCGGATTTCCCTTGTGAAGCAAGCTGAGCTGGCGGTCGCCGAAGAATTATCCCAACCGGACGATGTGATCAGTTTTGAAGGTTATCAACTCGAACTCAACAGCCGTAAATTACGCCATGGCGATGTGTTGATCAAACTCACCAAAGCGGAATTCGAGTTACTGGCCGCATTTGCCCTGCATCCGCAGCAAGTCTTATCCCGCGAGCGTTTAATGCAGCAAACCAGTCACCGTAATCTGGATGTCAATGACAGAACCATAGATGTGATCATTCGCCGTCTTCGCAATAAACTCGACACTGAATTGTTTGTCACTGTTCATGGGGAAGGTTATTTATTTGCCGCTAAAGTGGACGATTAA
- the torT gene encoding TMAO reductase system periplasmic protein TorT, translating into MMRKYWQRLFTLATFGLVFSGYATSENLTWPLEQRTPFNVKIQQSQTLNYLPLTKAQKPWRICALVPHLKDAYWIGIDYGLIQHAKALGVSLDLFEAGSYYHKDKQLAQLQSCMQGDYDAILLGSVSPDLLAQFTTPLTKPVLALVNKLNSDRVQTHIGVNWYQMGLLAGNFIKADAASQHPHQTANLALLAGPENVGGTDLVEQGIRQALEGSQVKISAIQHADNNRNLYRDQLQMLLKAQQPDYILGSAVAIEAAISTLKQKGLSNRVKLVSSYLSPAILRGLKREKVIYSNDDLVVLQGKLAIDVTVKQLEGAKAFGDIGPAIIKRTSSSNTLSQLDFSLAEADFYPLYQVRPNSY; encoded by the coding sequence ATGATGCGAAAATATTGGCAACGATTGTTCACACTCGCCACATTTGGCCTCGTGTTTTCAGGCTATGCGACAAGTGAAAACCTCACTTGGCCATTAGAGCAGCGCACGCCATTCAATGTCAAAATCCAGCAATCCCAAACATTAAACTACTTACCGCTGACAAAAGCTCAAAAGCCTTGGCGGATCTGCGCCCTAGTGCCACACCTTAAAGATGCCTACTGGATTGGCATTGATTATGGACTGATCCAACATGCCAAAGCCCTTGGCGTCTCACTCGATCTCTTCGAAGCAGGCAGTTATTACCATAAAGATAAACAACTGGCACAGCTACAAAGCTGTATGCAAGGCGACTATGATGCCATCTTACTGGGCTCAGTCAGCCCAGATTTACTCGCCCAATTTACAACACCGCTCACTAAACCCGTATTAGCTCTAGTCAATAAACTCAATAGCGACCGAGTCCAAACCCATATTGGCGTCAACTGGTATCAAATGGGGTTACTGGCGGGTAACTTCATCAAAGCCGATGCAGCATCACAACATCCGCATCAAACGGCAAATTTGGCACTCTTGGCCGGACCAGAAAACGTAGGTGGTACAGATTTAGTTGAGCAAGGTATACGTCAGGCGCTTGAAGGGAGCCAAGTCAAGATTAGTGCCATTCAGCACGCCGATAATAATCGCAATCTGTATCGTGACCAGTTGCAGATGCTGCTAAAAGCTCAGCAGCCGGATTATATTCTCGGCAGCGCAGTGGCGATTGAAGCCGCCATTAGTACTTTGAAACAAAAGGGATTAAGTAACAGAGTAAAGCTAGTAAGCAGTTACTTGTCCCCCGCCATTTTACGTGGGCTAAAACGGGAAAAAGTCATCTACAGTAATGATGATCTAGTCGTATTACAGGGAAAACTCGCCATTGATGTTACAGTGAAACAACTCGAAGGCGCTAAGGCATTTGGCGATATAGGCCCTGCGATCATCAAGCGAACATCATCCTCTAACACTTTGTCTCAATTAGATTTCAGTCTAGCGGAGGCCGACTTTTACCCTCTGTACCAAGTGCGACCTAACTCGTATTAA